From Triticum aestivum cultivar Chinese Spring chromosome 4A, IWGSC CS RefSeq v2.1, whole genome shotgun sequence, a single genomic window includes:
- the LOC123087245 gene encoding calcium-dependent protein kinase 9, whose amino-acid sequence MGNACLSCCTASSQPEHDAAGPQRPQHRKGPVTPPRPSGSSEPSPTTARASPKPRPRPRAKAKPNPYAHRGGGSAARVLDGVVPHHPRLRVTDKYHLGRELGRGEFGVTRLATDRGAARERLACKSIPKARLRTAVDVADVRREVAIMASLPDHPALVRLRAAYEDDEAVHLVMELCDGGELFDRIVARGRYTERAAAAAARTVAEVVRACHAHGVMHRDLKPENFLYAGKEEDAQLKAIDFGLSVFFRPGERFSEIVGSPYYMAPEVLRRSYGPEVDIWSAGVILYILLCGVPPFWAETEQGVARSILRGVLDFDREPWPRISDSAKSLVRQMLEMDPRKRLTARQVLAHPWLQDAKKAPNVPLGDVVRARLKQFSVMNRFKKKAMRVIAEHLSAEEVEVIKEMFALMDTDNNGRVTLEELKAGLARVGSKLAEPEMELLMEAADVDGDGYLDYAEFVAITIHLQRLSNDQHLRKAFLFFDRDSSGYIERAELADALADDSGRADDAIVDHVLQEVDTDKDGRVSFVEFVAMMKAGTDWRKASRQYSKQRFKSLGNSLIKDGSISMAH is encoded by the exons ATGGGCAACGCCTGCTTGTCCTGCTGCACCGCCTCGTCCCAGCCAGAGCACGACGCGGCGGGACCTCAACGGCCGCAGCACCGGAAGGGGCCGGTGACGCCCCCGAGACCGAGCGGAAGCAGCGAGCCGAGCCCCACCACCGCCAGGGCGAGCCCCAAGCCCCGGCCCCGCCCCCGGGCCAAGGCCAAGCCCAACCCGTACGCGCaccgcggcggcggctcggcggcgcgCGTGCTGGACGGCGTGGTGCCGCACCACCCGCGGCTGCGGGTGACGGACAAGTACCACCTGGGGCGCGAGCTGGGGCGCGGCGAGTTCGGCGTCACGCGGCTGGCCACGGACCGCGGCGCGGCGCGGGAGCGGCTGGCGTGCAAGTCCATCCCCAAAGCGCGGCTGCGCACGGCCGTGGACGTGGCCGACGTGCGCCGCGAGGTGGCCATCATGGCGTCGCTGCCGGACCACCCGGCGCTGGTGCGGCTGCGCGCCGCCTACGAGGACGACGAGGCCGTGCACCTGGTCATGGAGCTCTGCGACGGCGGCGAGCTGTTCGACCGGATAGTGGCGCGCGGGCGGTACACGGAGCGCGCCGCGGCGGCCGCGGCCAGGACGGTGGCGGAGGTGGTGCGGGCCTGCCACGCGCACGGGGTGATGCACCGGGACCTCAAGCCCGAGAACTTCCTCTACGCCGGCAAGGAGGAGGACGCGCAGCTCAAGGCCATCGACTTCGGCCTCTCCGTCTTCTTCCGACCAG GCGAGCGATTCTCGGAGATCGTGGGCAGCCCGTACTACATGGCCCCAGAGGTGCTCCGCCGCAGCTACGGCCCGGAGGTGGACATCTGGAGTGCCGGCGTCATCCTCTACATCCTCCTCTGTGGCGTCCCGCCTTTCTGGGCCGAGACAGAGCAGGGCGTGGCGCGCTCCATCCTCCGTGGCGTGCTGGACTTCGACCGCGAGCCCTGGCCTCGGATCTCCGACAGCGCCAAGAGCCTCGTCCGCCAGATGCTCGAGATGGACCCCCGCAAGCGCCTCACCGCCCGCCAAGTCCTCG CGCACCCGTGGCTGCAGGACGCGAAGAAGGCGCCGAACGTGCCGCTGGGGGACGTGGTGCGGGCGAGGCTCAAGCAGTTCTCCGTCATGAACCGCTTCAAGAAGAAGGCGATGCGGGTGATCGCGGAGCACCTGtcggcggaggaggtggaggtgatcAAGGAGATGTTCGCGCTCATGGACACGGACAACAACGGTCGGGTCACGCTGGAGGAGCTCAAGGCCGGCCTCGCTCGGGTGGGCTCCAAACTCGCCGAGCCCGAGATGGAGCTGCTCATGGAGGCCGCCGACGTGGACGGCGATGGCTACCTCGACTATGCCGAGTTCGTCGCCATCACCATCCACCTGCAGCGCCTCTCCAACGACCAACACCTCCGCAAGGCATTCCTCTTCTTCGACCGCGACAGCAGTGGCTACATCGAGCGCGCCGAGCTCGCCGATGCGCTCGCCGACGACTCCGGTAGAGCCGATGACGCCATCGTCGACCACGTCTTGCAGGAGGTCGACACCGACAAG GATGGCCGGGTCAGCTTCGTGGAGTTCGTGGCGATGATGAAAGCCGGGACGGACTGGCGGAAAGCATCGCGCCAGTACTCCAAGCAGCGCTTCAAGTCCCTCGGCAATAGCCTCATCAAGGACGGCTCCATCTCCATGGCGCACTGA